One region of Salinirubrum litoreum genomic DNA includes:
- a CDS encoding glycosyltransferase family 2 protein, translated as MALDPHRSDRPTFLPPDSDKTPTLSFVLPTMNEAKGIGECLDAITDAVQSLGVSAEVIVSDSSTDETPDIAREYGATVVEPDEPGYGYAYRYAFERARGEFVVMGDADTTYDFRELPKLLDRARETNADLVLGSRFAGTIKSDAMPALHQYVGNPALTAFLNRFYGADVTDAHSGFRVFRREMLDDLALETDGMEFASEMIMAASARGYRIAEVPITYHEREGEATLDSLRDGWEHLRFMLVNAPGYLFSVPGAALTVLGMFVMSLALFDVELSGPGGPIWFGVRSMVAGSLLTIVGYQIASLGVFATVTTDPIRRPNDPTTEWIVETLTLERGLAVGGGLVLAGAVGAGWIVTRWLTAGYDALPPLTTDILAFTVVVVGIQTVFGSFFLSSVRGRR; from the coding sequence ATGGCACTGGACCCACATCGGTCGGACCGGCCGACGTTCCTCCCACCCGACAGTGACAAGACGCCCACGCTCAGCTTCGTCCTCCCGACGATGAACGAGGCCAAGGGCATCGGCGAGTGTCTCGACGCCATCACCGACGCGGTCCAGTCGCTCGGCGTCAGCGCCGAAGTCATCGTCAGCGACAGTTCGACCGACGAGACGCCCGACATCGCCCGTGAGTACGGCGCGACGGTCGTCGAACCCGACGAACCGGGCTACGGCTACGCCTACCGCTACGCCTTCGAGCGTGCTCGCGGTGAGTTCGTCGTGATGGGCGACGCGGACACGACCTACGACTTCCGGGAACTGCCGAAACTACTCGACAGGGCCCGCGAGACGAACGCCGACCTCGTGCTCGGCAGTCGCTTCGCCGGGACAATCAAGTCGGACGCGATGCCCGCACTCCACCAGTACGTCGGCAATCCGGCACTCACCGCGTTCCTCAACCGGTTCTACGGCGCGGACGTCACCGACGCGCACAGTGGGTTCCGTGTCTTCAGACGCGAGATGCTCGACGACCTCGCCCTGGAGACCGACGGGATGGAGTTCGCCAGCGAGATGATCATGGCCGCGAGCGCGCGGGGGTACCGGATCGCGGAGGTGCCGATCACCTACCACGAACGCGAAGGCGAGGCGACCCTCGACAGCCTGCGTGACGGCTGGGAACATCTCCGCTTCATGCTGGTGAACGCGCCGGGCTACCTGTTCTCGGTCCCCGGCGCGGCGCTGACGGTACTCGGGATGTTCGTGATGTCGCTCGCACTGTTCGACGTGGAACTGTCGGGGCCGGGCGGGCCGATCTGGTTCGGCGTCCGGTCGATGGTCGCCGGGAGTCTGTTGACCATCGTCGGCTATCAGATCGCCAGTCTCGGCGTCTTCGCCACGGTGACGACCGACCCGATCAGACGCCCGAACGATCCGACGACCGAGTGGATTGTCGAGACGCTGACACTGGAACGCGGGTTGGCGGTCGGCGGTGGACTCGTCCTCGCCGGCGCGGTGGGGGCGGGCTGGATCGTCACTCGCTGGCTCACGGCCGGCTACGACGCACTCCCACCGCTGACGACCGACATCCTCGCCTTTACCGTGGTCGTCGTCGGCATCCAGACCGTCTTCGGCTCCTTCTTCCTGAGTTCGGTGCGCGGTCGGCGGTGA
- the aglF gene encoding UTP--glucose-1-phosphate uridylyltransferase AglF, whose product MKAVVLAAGEGTRLRPLTAEKPKGMVEVAGKPILTHCFEQLVGLGADELLVVVGYKKQAIIEHFEDEFQGVPITYTHQREQQGLAHALLTVEEHIDEEFMLMLGDNVFDANLGDVVSRQQSERADAAFLVEGVPMEEAGRYGVCVTNGDGEITNVVEKPDDPPSNLVMTGFYTFSPAIFHACHMVSPSDRGEYELSDAVDLLLYSGHTIDAVRMDGWRIDVGYPEDRERAEQRLDPSTVSPTDADTADGPVEPMNTE is encoded by the coding sequence ATGAAGGCAGTGGTACTTGCTGCGGGGGAGGGCACCCGCCTCCGGCCGTTGACGGCGGAGAAGCCCAAGGGGATGGTGGAGGTCGCCGGAAAACCGATTCTCACCCACTGTTTCGAGCAACTCGTCGGATTGGGGGCCGACGAACTGCTCGTCGTCGTGGGGTACAAGAAACAGGCGATTATCGAACACTTCGAAGACGAGTTCCAGGGCGTGCCGATCACGTACACGCACCAGCGGGAACAACAGGGACTGGCTCACGCACTGCTCACCGTCGAGGAGCACATCGACGAGGAGTTCATGTTGATGCTCGGCGACAACGTCTTCGACGCGAACCTCGGTGACGTGGTGAGCAGACAACAGAGCGAGCGTGCCGATGCCGCGTTCCTCGTGGAGGGAGTCCCGATGGAGGAGGCCGGGCGGTACGGAGTCTGTGTCACCAATGGCGACGGGGAGATCACGAATGTTGTCGAGAAACCCGACGACCCGCCGTCGAACCTCGTGATGACCGGGTTCTACACGTTCTCGCCGGCGATCTTCCACGCCTGTCACATGGTGAGTCCGTCCGACAGAGGCGAGTACGAACTCTCCGACGCGGTCGATCTCCTGTTGTACTCGGGCCACACTATCGACGCGGTTCGGATGGACGGCTGGCGGATCGACGTGGGGTACCCCGAGGACAGAGAGCGAGCGGAACAGCGACTCGATCCGTCGACGGTGTCACCCACGGATGCGGACACCGCCGACGGTCCAGTCGAACCGATGAACACCGAATGA
- a CDS encoding STT3 domain-containing protein, whose translation MDEQVWTATRRFLDDRPDLESALAAVVDSDAEGPWTFDDVPLDSGTFGEIVGTEFVTETDDGYRLVDREATDAALRRPDDPPGDAGGSLTLDALVPSVDSSRALLLASGLLFVLLVRVGLPYSSVFRETGVVLSGNDPYMYHHIVEYLLTEGPPAFDLGGLSQLDVDFLASEVRTHDTLFVVTLWWLTAALGGESAVGLVVAWYPVVVALLTAVIAYSATVRLTDDVRCGLAAVALLAVIPAHAYRTALGFGDHHAFDFLWLGVTLLALLAVVSARVDPGERLAGLSPTAWLAVVGGGLAVTAQTAAWRGGPLLTLPIAGYVIARTYLSVRDDTAPARDLAPLVGLLVVASVTTYALHAGFGWLESYRALAPTLLLLGTLGVIVLTTVVRRLELPAWSTLAGEAILAVLGFVALPALVPSIAGALDDFVAYLGTYGGSGIAETYSLFSGELGTVVGPIFLFGFALFLALPYLAWATKHAVDETDEAWLVFVAYTWWLLLLAVVQNRFSGELSLFVAVLAGVGFVHVAAWIEIARPVAPFETSAGTLASTDGGPGGTRRRDGVSSSEPPAVGVDLDRRNVLLSGVLFTLVGGLGAIQSGIKIGQTTLADGRYRMGVWLGEYADQRGLSYPESYVLSNWGRNRADNYLVSGYSESYGYALNNYEAFVTATDADGWYEQFAADDVGFVLTREGISLSEETLYRRLHEQFGSRTASAPALSHYRALYADGGYRAFEVVSGATITGSVEAGSEVVAETTVTLAPTDREVTYETATTADGGTFSLTVPYPGEYTVAGETVTVPESAVFDGETVELG comes from the coding sequence ATGGACGAGCAGGTGTGGACCGCGACGCGACGGTTCCTCGACGACCGTCCCGACCTCGAATCGGCCCTCGCTGCGGTCGTCGACAGCGACGCCGAGGGACCGTGGACGTTCGACGACGTACCGCTCGACTCAGGGACGTTCGGCGAGATCGTCGGGACCGAGTTCGTCACCGAGACCGACGACGGCTACCGACTTGTCGACCGCGAGGCGACCGACGCCGCGCTCCGACGACCGGACGACCCACCCGGTGACGCCGGCGGTAGTCTCACTCTCGATGCGCTCGTCCCCTCGGTCGACTCCAGTCGGGCACTTCTCCTCGCCAGCGGCCTCCTGTTCGTTCTCCTCGTCCGTGTCGGACTCCCCTACTCCTCGGTGTTCCGCGAGACCGGGGTCGTCCTCTCGGGCAACGACCCGTACATGTACCACCACATCGTCGAGTACCTGCTCACTGAAGGGCCGCCAGCGTTCGATCTCGGCGGGCTCTCACAGCTCGACGTCGACTTCCTCGCCTCGGAGGTCCGGACTCACGACACGCTGTTCGTCGTCACGCTGTGGTGGCTCACCGCCGCGTTGGGTGGCGAGAGCGCCGTCGGGCTGGTCGTCGCGTGGTACCCGGTCGTCGTCGCGCTGCTAACGGCGGTGATCGCCTACTCCGCGACCGTCCGACTCACCGACGACGTACGCTGTGGCCTCGCGGCCGTCGCCCTGCTCGCGGTGATCCCGGCACACGCCTACCGGACCGCGCTCGGCTTCGGCGACCACCACGCCTTCGACTTCCTCTGGCTCGGCGTGACACTGCTCGCCCTGCTCGCGGTCGTGTCGGCGCGCGTCGATCCGGGAGAACGGTTGGCTGGCCTCTCGCCGACCGCGTGGCTCGCAGTCGTCGGTGGTGGGCTCGCGGTCACGGCACAGACGGCCGCGTGGCGCGGCGGCCCCCTCCTGACGCTCCCCATCGCTGGCTACGTCATCGCCCGGACCTACCTCTCGGTGCGGGACGACACCGCACCGGCGCGCGATCTCGCGCCACTCGTCGGGCTACTCGTGGTCGCCAGTGTGACGACCTACGCACTCCACGCCGGGTTCGGCTGGCTGGAGTCGTACCGGGCGCTCGCGCCGACACTCCTTCTGCTCGGCACGCTCGGCGTGATCGTGCTGACGACGGTCGTCCGCCGACTCGAGCTGCCCGCGTGGTCGACGCTGGCCGGCGAGGCGATCCTCGCGGTTCTCGGCTTCGTCGCGCTCCCGGCGCTGGTCCCGTCGATCGCGGGCGCACTCGACGACTTCGTGGCGTACCTCGGCACCTACGGCGGGAGCGGGATCGCGGAGACGTACTCGCTGTTCAGCGGTGAACTCGGGACCGTGGTCGGGCCGATCTTCCTGTTCGGCTTCGCGCTGTTTCTCGCGCTCCCGTACCTCGCGTGGGCGACGAAACACGCAGTCGACGAGACCGACGAGGCGTGGCTGGTGTTCGTGGCGTACACGTGGTGGTTGCTGCTCTTGGCCGTCGTCCAGAACCGGTTCAGCGGGGAACTGTCGCTGTTCGTCGCGGTCCTCGCCGGGGTCGGCTTCGTCCACGTCGCCGCGTGGATCGAGATCGCCCGACCGGTCGCCCCCTTCGAAACGTCGGCCGGGACACTGGCGTCGACCGACGGCGGGCCGGGAGGCACCCGACGACGGGACGGTGTCTCATCCTCCGAACCCCCGGCCGTCGGCGTCGATCTCGACCGTCGCAACGTGCTCCTCTCCGGCGTCCTGTTCACGCTCGTTGGCGGTCTCGGCGCGATCCAGTCGGGCATCAAGATCGGGCAGACGACGCTCGCCGACGGTCGCTACCGGATGGGTGTCTGGCTCGGTGAGTACGCCGACCAGCGAGGACTGTCCTACCCGGAGAGCTACGTGCTCAGCAACTGGGGCCGGAATCGCGCCGACAACTACCTCGTCTCGGGCTACTCGGAGTCGTACGGCTACGCGCTGAACAACTACGAGGCGTTCGTCACGGCGACCGACGCCGATGGCTGGTACGAGCAGTTCGCCGCAGATGACGTGGGCTTCGTCCTCACGCGTGAGGGCATCTCGCTGTCCGAGGAGACGCTCTACCGACGTCTCCACGAGCAGTTCGGCAGTCGAACAGCGAGCGCCCCGGCACTCTCACACTACCGAGCACTGTATGCCGACGGTGGCTACCGTGCCTTCGAGGTCGTGTCCGGTGCAACGATCACCGGGAGTGTCGAAGCCGGGAGCGAGGTCGTCGCCGAGACGACCGTGACGCTCGCGCCGACCGACCGCGAGGTGACCTACGAGACCGCGACCACCGCCGACGGGGGGACGTTCTCGCTCACGGTGCCCTATCCCGGCGAGTACACCGTCGCCGGTGAGACCGTGACGGTCCCGGAGTCGGCCGTCTTTGACGGTGAGACGGTCGAACTGGGTTGA
- a CDS encoding NAD-dependent epimerase/dehydratase family protein has protein sequence MRILVTGGAGFVGGHLAERFTADGHDVVVLDNLNDFYSPEIKRHTVEQCRAVADAGDGSYEFVGGDVRDADLVADLVTDADYVYHQAGQAGVRPSVQNPREYDEVNVDGTLNVLDACRDEGIERFVMASSSSVYGTLNYLPYDEEHPTEPVSPYGASKLAAERYACSYSEVYDLPVVALRYFTVYGPRMRPNMAISNFVSRCVNGDPPVIYGDGTQTRDFTYIDDVIDANVRLLSEDAADGEAVNIGSTDNISITTLAEHVRDRIAPDLELVYDDPKDADAEHTHADTSKAEALLDYEPEYTIREGVDAFVDWYDENRDWYEPLVLSS, from the coding sequence ATGCGCATACTCGTCACTGGCGGCGCTGGATTCGTCGGCGGCCACCTCGCGGAACGGTTCACCGCCGACGGCCACGATGTCGTCGTCCTAGACAACCTGAACGACTTCTACAGCCCGGAGATCAAACGCCACACCGTCGAGCAGTGCCGTGCGGTCGCAGACGCCGGCGACGGTAGCTACGAGTTCGTCGGCGGCGACGTGCGGGACGCGGACCTCGTCGCCGACCTCGTCACCGACGCCGACTACGTCTACCACCAGGCGGGACAGGCCGGCGTCCGCCCGAGCGTCCAGAACCCCCGCGAGTACGACGAGGTGAACGTCGACGGGACGCTCAACGTCCTCGACGCCTGTCGGGACGAGGGCATCGAGCGCTTCGTCATGGCCTCCTCGTCGTCGGTGTACGGGACGCTGAACTACCTCCCGTACGACGAGGAACACCCGACGGAACCCGTCTCACCGTACGGTGCCTCGAAACTCGCCGCCGAACGCTACGCCTGTTCGTACAGCGAAGTGTACGACCTGCCGGTCGTCGCGCTCCGGTACTTCACGGTCTACGGGCCACGGATGCGCCCGAACATGGCCATCTCGAACTTCGTCTCGCGCTGTGTCAACGGCGACCCGCCGGTCATCTACGGCGACGGAACACAGACCCGCGACTTCACCTACATCGATGACGTGATCGACGCGAACGTCCGACTGCTGAGCGAGGACGCCGCCGACGGCGAAGCGGTAAACATCGGCTCGACCGACAACATCTCGATCACCACGCTCGCCGAACACGTCCGCGACCGGATCGCCCCCGACCTCGAACTCGTGTACGACGATCCGAAGGACGCCGACGCCGAACACACCCACGCCGACACCAGCAAAGCCGAGGCGTTGCTCGACTACGAACCCGAGTACACGATCCGTGAGGGAGTGGACGCGTTCGTCGACTGGTACGACGAGAACCGCGACTGGTACGAACCGCTCGTCCTGTCCTCCTGA
- a CDS encoding RNA-guided endonuclease InsQ/TnpB family protein codes for MEVKRTIPVKLSVPDDREDDLHQTIKQFNHACNYTVQHGRNDDGYLILNKSTIHDEVYHDLRDETDLPANLCVRAYSKAVEAMKSTVADWKKGTSRPLPQFNELSAVYDKRTLTIKDRLATLSTINGRVAVDYVLGDYQKSYLDDDDYEKRMGTLHYREDEEAFYLHIVIKKEVEERDGDKVLGVDLNLKNVAVTSTGSFYDGGELLWGQNHYFRVRRSLQHKGTRSAKQVLRRLSGRENRFVLNRLHTISRRIVEEAGANDCSYIAVERLTHIRERMDSRNDQVKRQMHNWAFHELQEMLAYKASEYGIRVEQIPPAFTSQTCSKCDHQSSTNRSSDGWFECTDCGYSVDGDYNAAKNIGLKLLTLPEGKRPSGLGDGHLALKSGMLNGNGDYTAYDDSSSDRESTDKPTTSVVGR; via the coding sequence ATGGAGGTTAAACGAACCATCCCGGTCAAACTCTCGGTTCCTGACGATCGAGAAGACGACCTCCATCAGACTATCAAGCAGTTCAACCACGCCTGCAACTACACCGTCCAGCACGGCAGAAACGACGACGGCTACCTCATCCTCAACAAGTCCACCATACACGACGAAGTGTACCACGACTTGCGAGACGAGACAGACCTCCCCGCAAACCTCTGCGTCCGGGCGTACTCGAAAGCCGTCGAAGCGATGAAATCTACCGTTGCCGACTGGAAGAAAGGTACCAGCCGACCACTCCCTCAATTCAACGAACTGTCCGCTGTCTACGACAAACGGACGTTGACCATCAAGGACAGGTTGGCCACTCTTTCGACCATCAACGGGCGGGTCGCCGTAGACTACGTTCTCGGAGACTACCAGAAGTCCTACCTCGATGATGACGACTACGAGAAACGGATGGGAACGCTCCACTACCGCGAGGACGAGGAAGCGTTCTACCTTCACATCGTCATCAAGAAAGAAGTCGAAGAACGCGACGGTGACAAGGTACTGGGTGTGGACTTGAACCTGAAAAACGTCGCCGTGACAAGTACGGGGTCGTTCTACGATGGTGGCGAACTGTTGTGGGGGCAGAACCACTACTTCCGGGTGCGTCGAAGCCTTCAGCACAAAGGCACTCGCTCCGCGAAGCAGGTACTCCGGCGACTGTCGGGGCGAGAAAACCGCTTCGTGCTGAACCGCCTGCACACTATTTCTCGACGCATCGTGGAAGAGGCAGGCGCCAACGACTGTTCGTACATCGCTGTCGAGCGGCTAACCCACATCCGCGAGCGGATGGACAGTCGGAACGACCAAGTGAAGCGTCAGATGCACAACTGGGCGTTCCACGAACTCCAAGAGATGCTCGCGTACAAGGCCAGTGAGTACGGGATTCGCGTCGAGCAGATTCCGCCTGCGTTTACCAGTCAGACCTGCTCGAAGTGCGACCATCAGTCCAGCACGAATCGTAGCTCAGACGGCTGGTTCGAGTGCACCGACTGTGGGTACTCGGTTGATGGTGACTACAACGCGGCGAAGAACATTGGCCTGAAACTGCTAACTTTACCAGAGGGCAAACGCCCCTCTGGGTTGGGCGACGGTCATCTCGCCCTCAAGTCTGGGATGCTGAACGGGAACGGCGATTACACCGCCTACGACGATTCGTCGTCAGACCGGGAGTCCACGGACAAGCCCACGACTTCAGTCGTGGGTCGATGA
- a CDS encoding glycosyltransferase family 4 protein: protein MNVAFVSNVVYPFVVGGAEKRIYEIGTRLADRGHTVTVYGRHFWNGPESTTHDGLHLEAVAPETDLYTDDRRSIPEALGFAGRLTPRLLRDAGEHDLLVASVFPYFPVFPTVLAGWRHDVPIVTTWHECWRDYWRDYLGHLAPGGMAVERLTAKLPQHAVAVSGVTADRLAEIGPARDDIAVVHNGVDVDHIQSIEPVETPYDVLAVGRLVEAKRVETLLRAVARLGDGEGDSSRPAGVRLGVIGDGPERERLESLSDDLGIADRVDFLGFLDDYDDVLAHLRGTAVVASASVREGFGITLVEALAADCTVVAVDHPNSAGSEVVDDAGFLVEPTVESLADGLDRALAGERPPTPPLDRAREFDWHVIADRAESVYRDVIAEHRS from the coding sequence GTGAACGTCGCGTTCGTCTCGAACGTCGTCTACCCCTTCGTCGTCGGTGGTGCGGAGAAGCGCATCTACGAGATCGGCACCCGTCTCGCGGATCGCGGCCACACCGTCACCGTCTACGGCCGCCACTTCTGGAACGGTCCCGAGTCGACGACACACGACGGGCTTCACCTCGAAGCGGTCGCCCCCGAGACCGACCTCTACACCGACGACCGGCGGTCGATTCCGGAAGCGCTCGGCTTCGCCGGGCGACTCACCCCGCGTCTGCTCCGTGACGCAGGCGAACACGACCTGCTGGTCGCGTCCGTCTTCCCGTACTTCCCCGTCTTTCCGACCGTCCTCGCCGGCTGGCGACACGACGTACCGATCGTCACGACGTGGCACGAGTGCTGGCGCGACTACTGGCGCGACTACCTCGGGCACCTCGCGCCCGGCGGGATGGCGGTCGAGCGTCTGACCGCGAAACTCCCCCAGCACGCGGTCGCTGTTTCGGGTGTGACCGCCGACCGACTCGCGGAGATCGGTCCCGCACGCGACGACATTGCGGTCGTCCACAACGGCGTCGACGTGGACCACATCCAGTCGATCGAACCGGTCGAGACACCCTACGACGTGCTGGCAGTCGGTCGGCTCGTGGAAGCCAAGCGCGTCGAGACGCTCCTCAGGGCGGTCGCTCGTCTCGGCGACGGCGAGGGCGACAGCAGTCGACCGGCGGGCGTCCGACTCGGGGTGATCGGCGACGGTCCCGAGCGCGAGCGACTCGAATCGCTGTCCGACGACCTCGGGATCGCAGACAGGGTGGACTTCCTCGGGTTTCTGGACGACTACGACGACGTGCTGGCTCACCTGCGCGGAACGGCGGTCGTCGCCAGCGCGTCTGTCCGCGAGGGGTTCGGCATCACCTTGGTCGAGGCACTGGCGGCCGACTGCACCGTGGTCGCGGTCGACCATCCGAACTCGGCTGGGAGCGAGGTCGTGGACGACGCCGGCTTCCTCGTCGAACCGACAGTCGAGTCGCTGGCCGACGGTCTCGACCGCGCACTGGCCGGCGAGCGCCCGCCGACGCCGCCACTGGACCGTGCCCGCGAGTTCGACTGGCACGTGATCGCCGACCGGGCCGAGTCGGTCTACCGCGACGTGATCGCCGAGCATCGGTCGTGA
- a CDS encoding glycosyltransferase family 4 protein has protein sequence MRPIRQARAMADFGVLHEGINAGGGAEAVGLHTVSALADAGHEVTLYTTGEPDLRTLADDYDLDFPAEVRVRSVRTPAISAVNHAATLARPLGVTDFPLLRTAVFERVVARRYRPDHDRLVCTHGEFQVDGAVEYVHFPYFSADAMRRYDTRFAESLYPAYHRVCRTVKRRESDAETLTLTNSAWTADVLHETLGTDATVVHPPVAVDAFDPPTWTEQESGFVAVGRLHPLKRQDELVEVVAGLRERGIDTHLHLVGSDGSAEYADRLRAQAREFDWLHVEGRVARDRLVSLLERHRYAIHGRRYEHFGIAVAEALAAGCLPFVHASGGQQEVVAGIDALRYEDVPSAVTTTASVLDSSETQASLRDRLDGRAAQYSRDRFERAMREAVESTLR, from the coding sequence ATGAGGCCCATCCGCCAAGCACGGGCGATGGCCGACTTCGGCGTCCTCCACGAGGGCATCAACGCTGGCGGCGGAGCCGAAGCCGTGGGGCTTCACACCGTTTCGGCACTCGCGGACGCCGGCCACGAGGTGACACTCTACACCACCGGCGAACCCGACCTTCGGACACTCGCGGACGACTACGACCTCGACTTCCCGGCCGAGGTCCGCGTCCGCTCGGTCCGGACGCCAGCGATTTCGGCGGTGAACCACGCCGCGACACTCGCCCGGCCACTCGGCGTCACCGACTTCCCGTTACTCCGGACTGCGGTCTTCGAGCGCGTCGTCGCTCGACGCTATCGACCCGATCACGACCGACTCGTCTGCACCCACGGCGAATTCCAGGTCGACGGTGCCGTCGAGTACGTCCACTTTCCGTACTTCTCGGCCGACGCGATGCGCCGGTACGACACCCGTTTCGCGGAGTCGCTGTACCCGGCGTACCACCGGGTCTGTCGCACAGTGAAGCGCCGAGAGTCGGACGCAGAGACGCTGACGCTGACGAACTCCGCGTGGACCGCCGACGTGCTCCACGAGACGCTCGGCACCGACGCGACCGTCGTCCACCCACCGGTCGCCGTCGACGCCTTCGACCCGCCGACGTGGACCGAACAGGAGTCGGGATTCGTCGCGGTCGGCCGACTCCACCCGCTGAAGCGCCAGGACGAACTCGTCGAAGTCGTCGCCGGACTCCGAGAGCGTGGGATCGACACGCACCTCCACCTCGTCGGCAGTGACGGCTCGGCCGAGTACGCCGATCGACTCCGGGCGCAGGCCCGCGAGTTCGACTGGCTCCACGTCGAGGGCCGGGTCGCCCGCGACCGACTCGTCTCTCTGCTCGAACGGCACCGGTACGCGATTCACGGTCGGCGGTACGAACACTTCGGCATCGCAGTCGCCGAGGCACTCGCGGCCGGGTGTCTGCCCTTCGTCCACGCATCGGGTGGCCAGCAAGAGGTCGTTGCCGGGATCGACGCCCTCCGGTACGAGGACGTGCCGAGCGCGGTAACGACGACTGCTAGCGTCCTCGACTCATCCGAGACGCAGGCCAGTCTTCGGGATCGACTCGACGGGCGAGCAGCACAGTACAGTCGTGACCGGTTCGAGCGAGCGATGCGCGAGGCGGTGGAGTCGACGCTTCGGTGA
- a CDS encoding class I SAM-dependent methyltransferase, which translates to MTVTDADPNSLNSHENVVFDRSLKTCPKWLRERIISDLSKETRLLDIGCGAATLTTHLKKETGAEVIGVDVDRPSLVAGRSDNASDLLLGEGAHLPIADGAVDVIIAIESIEHIPDAKEFVIEARRVLSEGGVLWIKTPNRRAHDLFQLAKRNWSLNRHFHVSLFTPGELQNTLSEWAQSWVRPGLAEYQREKLAGIHPVIGWIADRVPFESLPLATQPSLVVRAERQ; encoded by the coding sequence GTGACCGTCACAGACGCCGACCCCAACAGCCTCAATTCTCATGAGAACGTGGTGTTTGACCGCTCTCTCAAGACATGTCCGAAGTGGCTCCGGGAACGAATCATTTCTGATTTGTCTAAGGAAACTCGACTCCTTGATATAGGCTGTGGAGCGGCAACACTCACTACGCATCTCAAAAAAGAGACCGGAGCGGAGGTCATCGGCGTAGACGTTGACCGACCGAGTCTGGTCGCTGGTCGGTCAGACAATGCTTCAGATCTCCTGCTTGGGGAGGGTGCACATCTACCCATTGCCGACGGTGCGGTAGATGTAATAATCGCTATCGAGAGCATAGAGCACATACCCGACGCTAAAGAGTTCGTCATCGAAGCGCGTCGAGTGCTCAGCGAAGGGGGCGTTCTATGGATAAAGACTCCGAACCGAAGGGCACATGATCTGTTCCAACTGGCAAAACGAAACTGGAGCCTGAACCGTCACTTCCACGTCAGTCTCTTTACCCCCGGCGAACTTCAAAACACGCTATCTGAATGGGCACAAAGTTGGGTCCGACCGGGACTGGCAGAGTACCAGCGAGAGAAGCTGGCCGGTATTCACCCAGTCATCGGTTGGATTGCCGATAGAGTGCCATTCGAATCGCTCCCGCTCGCTACACAGCCATCTCTCGTGGTACGCGCCGAGCGACAGTAG
- a CDS encoding glycosyltransferase: MNVTLVSTLPDTASGTGQYAERLASHLAEGMRLTRLSLPTDATDPRPFLAGALRAGDGETDVVHVQFDYVVFGPLGLYVLCFFPLLWFQSKRHGFAVVTTIHEVLNADLVGPPLVPLKRLYVRLLNEVVARTTSEVVFLSAEAESRFVASVGDVSRTRLAHGVDLSARRSVQQAEARATFDLSPDADVVVAPGYVSPRKGSDVVRAVADACPEVEFLLAGGPPRERHSDFFDSIVADAPENLTVTGRLSESDFHAAFLAGDLALLPYREIEQTGVVNAVNQSGVFNWCAGYGLPVLAGDCAHFRSISAEWDVVRLVDPSDPDSIAETVRTLLADNSARGILAESASAYAEAHSMDAVADDHRTLYREVRR; the protein is encoded by the coding sequence ATGAACGTCACGCTCGTCTCGACGCTGCCGGACACGGCGTCGGGCACCGGGCAGTACGCCGAGCGACTGGCGAGCCACCTCGCCGAGGGAATGCGACTCACCCGCCTGTCGCTCCCGACCGACGCGACCGATCCGCGGCCGTTTCTCGCGGGCGCACTCCGCGCTGGTGACGGCGAGACCGACGTGGTCCACGTCCAGTTCGACTACGTGGTCTTCGGCCCGCTTGGGCTGTACGTCCTCTGCTTCTTCCCACTCCTCTGGTTCCAGTCGAAGCGACACGGCTTCGCTGTCGTGACGACGATCCACGAGGTACTGAACGCCGACCTCGTCGGCCCGCCGCTGGTTCCACTCAAGCGACTGTACGTCCGACTGTTGAACGAGGTCGTCGCGCGGACGACGAGCGAGGTCGTCTTCCTCTCGGCGGAGGCCGAGTCACGGTTCGTCGCCTCGGTCGGCGACGTCTCTCGGACGCGACTCGCCCACGGCGTCGATCTGTCGGCTCGACGGTCCGTCCAGCAGGCCGAGGCGCGAGCGACCTTCGATCTCTCGCCGGACGCCGACGTGGTCGTCGCACCGGGCTACGTCAGCCCCAGAAAGGGGAGCGACGTGGTGCGTGCGGTCGCCGACGCCTGCCCCGAGGTCGAGTTCCTGCTGGCCGGTGGCCCGCCACGCGAGCGTCACAGCGACTTCTTCGACAGCATCGTCGCCGACGCGCCCGAGAACCTCACCGTCACCGGCCGACTCTCGGAGTCCGACTTTCACGCCGCTTTCCTCGCGGGTGATCTCGCACTGCTCCCGTACCGCGAGATCGAACAGACCGGCGTCGTCAACGCGGTCAACCAGAGCGGCGTCTTCAACTGGTGTGCCGGTTATGGGCTTCCGGTGCTCGCGGGCGACTGTGCGCACTTCCGGTCGATCAGTGCGGAGTGGGACGTGGTCCGACTCGTCGATCCGTCCGATCCCGATTCGATCGCCGAGACGGTTCGGACACTGCTCGCCGACAACTCGGCTCGCGGTATCCTCGCAGAATCGGCCAGCGCCTATGCTGAGGCTCACTCGATGGACGCGGTCGCCGACGACCACCGGACGCTCTACCGGGAGGTTCGACGGTGA